A region of Culicoides brevitarsis isolate CSIRO-B50_1 chromosome 1, AGI_CSIRO_Cbre_v1, whole genome shotgun sequence DNA encodes the following proteins:
- the LOC134838020 gene encoding neuroglian-like isoform X1, with protein sequence MASMKFILLGLLLLGLINSGLSRPEPANDNDDNYQNDAEDEYQDDDNDYAQDYDDDTSKDQSNQNKNKEEKDSAPAYFENDKMSKAANSSQNVVLACPIKNLNPKNHVIMWYNYTSLLFQKLAKISTDSRLTLDDNFSLHIKDVQVTDSNMYLCKVFPEKITYTVNLKVHGPLTRASIFANNVDVTSKKLTYDVRHPSPEFNGEVLRLECRASGGNPAGRVTWSHKGKKFEQGTASHHIHVYNNTLEVRHITRKHAGDYQCLADNGFGKPVHASAELVVAHKPAFLKEENAVNTAFGETAQLHCKFEANPEPQHVHWYKVEGAQGNERIHDTEKHTIKNHFSKDGGVSTTTLVIHNINQQDLHEYTCQVENAIGKAKSKIFLNNTPASPQLVSHSYKAGTLTAKWEIHSHQPLDEVNVMTRAKGHEWVSHVTAVTTEHKPRNNVWTVKTHINLENGDYDIKARAKNIEGWSAIYSDEHKLNLEKEKFLDSQDTINFVEDDTDEIAVAKIGGGTGGSQSISRVSVYALALLVSAVLFIRN encoded by the exons GTCTTAGTAGGCCAGAACCTGCCAATGATAATGACGATAATTATCAGAATGATGCAGAAGACGAATATCAAGACGATGACAACGATTATGCGCAGGATTATGATGATGACACCTCGAAGGATCAGTCAAATCAAAATAAGAATAAGGAGGAAAAGGACTCAGCTCCGgcttattttgaaaatgataagATGTCAAAGGCAGCGAATTCGTCACAAAATGTTGTTTTAGCTTGTCCCATCAAGAATCTCAATCCAA aaaatcacGTCATCATGTGGTACAACTACACAAGCTTATTGTTCCAAAAACTCGCAAAAATCTCGACCGATTCTCGTCTCACACTCGATGACAACTTTTCGCTTCACATCAAGGACGTTCAAGTAACTGACTCGAACATGTATTTGTGCAAAGTTTTCCCCGAAAAGATTACCTACACTGTCAACTTGAAAGTCCATGGTCCTCTTACGCGTGCTTCGATCTTTGCCAATAACGTCGATGtaacgagcaaaaaattaacttatgaCGTGCGTCATCCATCTCCCGAGTTCAATGGGGAAGTTTTGCGTTTGGAATGTCGTGCAAGTGGCGGAAATCCCGCAGGACGTGTCACCTGGTCTCacaaaggcaaaaaattcGAGCAAGGAACTGCCAGTCATCACATCCATGTCTACAACAATACCTTGGAAGTGCGTCATATTACACGCAAACACGCTGGAGACTACCAATGCTTGGCTGATAACGGATTTGGAAAGCCCGTACATGCCTCTGCTGAGTTAGTTGTTGCAC ataaacCAGCATTCTTGAAGGAAGAAAACGCCGTGAACACAGCTTTCGGCGAAACAGCCCAACTTCACTGCAAATTCGAAGCCAATCCCGAGCCACAACACGTTCACTGGTACAAAGTTGAAGGAGCGCAAGGCAACGAACGCATTCACGACACCGAAAAACACACAATTAAGAACCATTTCAGCAAGGATGGCGGCGTTTCGACCACAACTCTCGTCATTCACAACATCAACCAACAAGATTTGCACGAATACACGTGTCAAGTAGAAAATGCCATCGGAAAAGCCAAATCGAAGATTTTCTTGAACAATACACCAGCTAGCCCACAATTGGTATCGCACTCGTACAAAGCAGGCACATTGACAGCCAAATGGGAAATTCACAGTCATCAACCGTTGGATGAGGTAAATGTCATGACACGTGCCAAGGGACACGAATGGGTCTCACACGTTACTGCTGTCACAACGGAACACAAGCCACGTAACAATGTTTGGAC cgtCAAAACTCACATTAACTTAGAAAACGGTGATTACGACATCAAAGCCAGAGCCAAGAACATCGAAGGATGGTCCGCAATTTACAGCGATGAACACAAACTGAATCTcgaaaaag aaaaatTCTTAGATTCACAAGATACAATCAATTTCGTTGAAGATG acaCTGATGAAATTGCAGTCGCCAAAATCGGCGGAGGAACTGGAGGAAGTCAATCGATATCGAGGGTGTCCGTTTATGCCTTAGCTTTACTGGTTTCTGCTGTGCTATTTATCCGTAACTAA
- the LOC134838020 gene encoding neurotrimin-like isoform X2, producing MASMKFILLGLLLLGLINSGLSRPEPANDNDDNYQNDAEDEYQDDDNDYAQDYDDDTSKDQSNQNKNKEEKDSAPAYFENDKMSKAANSSQNVVLACPIKNLNPKNHVIMWYNYTSLLFQKLAKISTDSRLTLDDNFSLHIKDVQVTDSNMYLCKVFPEKITYTVNLKVHGPLTRASIFANNVDVTSKKLTYDVRHPSPEFNGEVLRLECRASGGNPAGRVTWSHKGKKFEQGTASHHIHVYNNTLEVRHITRKHAGDYQCLADNGFGKPVHASAELVVAHKPAFLKEENAVNTAFGETAQLHCKFEANPEPQHVHWYKVEGAQGNERIHDTEKHTIKNHFSKDGGVSTTTLVIHNINQQDLHEYTCQVENAIGKAKSKIFLNNTPASPQLVSHSYKAGTLTAKWEIHSHQPLDEVNVMTRAKGHEWVSHVTAVTTEHKPRNNVWTVKTHINLENGDYDIKARAKNIEGWSAIYSDEHKLNLEKDTDEIAVAKIGGGTGGSQSISRVSVYALALLVSAVLFIRN from the exons GTCTTAGTAGGCCAGAACCTGCCAATGATAATGACGATAATTATCAGAATGATGCAGAAGACGAATATCAAGACGATGACAACGATTATGCGCAGGATTATGATGATGACACCTCGAAGGATCAGTCAAATCAAAATAAGAATAAGGAGGAAAAGGACTCAGCTCCGgcttattttgaaaatgataagATGTCAAAGGCAGCGAATTCGTCACAAAATGTTGTTTTAGCTTGTCCCATCAAGAATCTCAATCCAA aaaatcacGTCATCATGTGGTACAACTACACAAGCTTATTGTTCCAAAAACTCGCAAAAATCTCGACCGATTCTCGTCTCACACTCGATGACAACTTTTCGCTTCACATCAAGGACGTTCAAGTAACTGACTCGAACATGTATTTGTGCAAAGTTTTCCCCGAAAAGATTACCTACACTGTCAACTTGAAAGTCCATGGTCCTCTTACGCGTGCTTCGATCTTTGCCAATAACGTCGATGtaacgagcaaaaaattaacttatgaCGTGCGTCATCCATCTCCCGAGTTCAATGGGGAAGTTTTGCGTTTGGAATGTCGTGCAAGTGGCGGAAATCCCGCAGGACGTGTCACCTGGTCTCacaaaggcaaaaaattcGAGCAAGGAACTGCCAGTCATCACATCCATGTCTACAACAATACCTTGGAAGTGCGTCATATTACACGCAAACACGCTGGAGACTACCAATGCTTGGCTGATAACGGATTTGGAAAGCCCGTACATGCCTCTGCTGAGTTAGTTGTTGCAC ataaacCAGCATTCTTGAAGGAAGAAAACGCCGTGAACACAGCTTTCGGCGAAACAGCCCAACTTCACTGCAAATTCGAAGCCAATCCCGAGCCACAACACGTTCACTGGTACAAAGTTGAAGGAGCGCAAGGCAACGAACGCATTCACGACACCGAAAAACACACAATTAAGAACCATTTCAGCAAGGATGGCGGCGTTTCGACCACAACTCTCGTCATTCACAACATCAACCAACAAGATTTGCACGAATACACGTGTCAAGTAGAAAATGCCATCGGAAAAGCCAAATCGAAGATTTTCTTGAACAATACACCAGCTAGCCCACAATTGGTATCGCACTCGTACAAAGCAGGCACATTGACAGCCAAATGGGAAATTCACAGTCATCAACCGTTGGATGAGGTAAATGTCATGACACGTGCCAAGGGACACGAATGGGTCTCACACGTTACTGCTGTCACAACGGAACACAAGCCACGTAACAATGTTTGGAC cgtCAAAACTCACATTAACTTAGAAAACGGTGATTACGACATCAAAGCCAGAGCCAAGAACATCGAAGGATGGTCCGCAATTTACAGCGATGAACACAAACTGAATCTcgaaaaag acaCTGATGAAATTGCAGTCGCCAAAATCGGCGGAGGAACTGGAGGAAGTCAATCGATATCGAGGGTGTCCGTTTATGCCTTAGCTTTACTGGTTTCTGCTGTGCTATTTATCCGTAACTAA